The following proteins come from a genomic window of Leptolyngbya sp. CCY15150:
- a CDS encoding MFS transporter yields the protein MSNSSGNSLPRQPLPLLAVLLAAGTLTAMTGGVVSPVFPEVVESLRVDPQWAGLLVSMHTLTTALFSPVFGILSDRLGKRQVLVPALVAYAVFGMAGALASGFWGMLAVRALVGIASGGIAAASIGLLSTLYDGEARSRMLGYATSALATTSIFFPLLGGWLGTFQWQYAFWLYGLGIPTAIAVVLIIPERETAPGGGIALPQGEQRQELLRMLRRPSIVMLLATLLLASAVFYVVIVYAPLFYKQAIDADPTVNGAILAARAIGAAIISAVGASRLAKWIGRSKAIATGFLLMALMLMTIPFLTQVPVILLTAVGFGLGYGLVMPNLYDSLAILTTNDLRTSVLAIGTGMANLGQFISPLLLGPVWKYGGIQVFWLGAGLSLAIALVGGLKRSPGR from the coding sequence GTGTCTAATTCGTCAGGGAATTCCTTGCCTCGTCAGCCTCTACCTCTCTTAGCCGTTTTGCTGGCAGCAGGAACGCTGACGGCTATGACCGGGGGAGTGGTGTCTCCGGTGTTTCCGGAGGTGGTGGAGTCGCTGCGGGTCGATCCCCAATGGGCTGGGCTCTTGGTGAGTATGCATACTTTGACGACAGCGCTCTTTAGCCCAGTGTTTGGCATTTTGTCGGATCGTCTCGGCAAGCGGCAGGTGCTGGTGCCGGCTCTGGTAGCCTATGCGGTGTTTGGCATGGCGGGGGCGCTGGCATCAGGATTTTGGGGCATGTTGGCGGTGCGGGCGCTGGTGGGCATTGCTAGCGGCGGCATTGCGGCGGCGAGCATCGGTCTGCTCAGCACCCTGTATGACGGGGAGGCGCGATCGCGGATGTTGGGCTATGCCACCAGCGCTCTGGCCACCACCAGCATTTTCTTCCCGCTGTTGGGCGGTTGGCTAGGAACGTTTCAGTGGCAGTATGCCTTTTGGCTCTACGGCTTGGGCATTCCAACAGCGATCGCTGTGGTGCTAATTATTCCTGAACGGGAAACGGCTCCGGGGGGTGGCATTGCCCTGCCCCAAGGCGAGCAGCGCCAAGAACTGCTGCGGATGCTGCGGCGACCGAGTATCGTCATGCTGCTGGCCACGCTGCTGCTGGCCTCGGCAGTTTTTTATGTTGTGATTGTCTACGCGCCGCTGTTCTATAAGCAGGCCATTGATGCCGACCCAACGGTGAACGGAGCGATTTTGGCGGCTCGGGCCATTGGGGCGGCGATTATCTCGGCGGTGGGCGCTAGCCGTTTGGCGAAATGGATTGGTCGATCCAAGGCGATCGCCACGGGATTTTTGCTGATGGCGCTGATGCTGATGACCATTCCGTTTTTGACCCAAGTGCCGGTGATTTTGCTAACGGCGGTGGGCTTTGGTCTGGGCTATGGTCTCGTCATGCCCAACCTTTACGATTCCCTGGCCATCCTCACCACCAATGACCTGCGCACCAGTGTGTTGGCCATTGGCACCGGCATGGCTAACCTAGGGCAGTTTATCTCTCCCTTGCTCCTGGGGCCCGTTTGGAAGTATGGCGGTATTCAGGTGTTTTGGTTGGGGGCTGGTTTATCCCTAGCGATCGCTCTTGTGGGTGGACTGAAGCGATCGCCCGGCCGCTAG
- a CDS encoding glucokinase gives MTILLAGDIGGTKTILRLVQTEGDRLTTLGEQTYASGEFADLVPMVHRFLRDIQMTETPPVNACFAIAGPVVNNTSALTNLSWSLEGDRLEDELDLQHVQLINDFAAVGYGVLGLTADDLHTLQPGQPDPSAPIAVIGAGTGLGQGFLVATGDDHRIFPSEGGHADFAPRSELEFQLLKYLLEKNQITRISAERVVSGQGIVAIYQFLRDRQAAQESPEMAEIMLTWEQEIGKAEKSVDPAAAISQAAAQKDHLCEQTMQLFIGAYGAEAGNLALKLLPYGGLYIAGGIAAKNLELMSNGCFMQALQSKGRVSKLLDQVPVHVVLNPRVGLIGAALRASRL, from the coding sequence ATGACTATTCTCTTAGCAGGCGATATTGGCGGTACCAAGACTATTTTGCGATTGGTGCAGACCGAGGGCGATCGCCTGACCACCTTGGGTGAGCAGACCTACGCCAGCGGCGAATTTGCCGACTTGGTTCCCATGGTGCATCGGTTTTTGCGCGATATCCAGATGACGGAAACACCACCAGTCAATGCCTGTTTTGCCATTGCTGGCCCGGTGGTGAACAACACTTCCGCCCTCACCAACCTTTCCTGGTCTCTGGAGGGCGATCGCCTGGAAGACGAACTCGATCTTCAGCATGTGCAGCTGATCAACGACTTTGCGGCCGTCGGCTATGGCGTATTGGGCTTAACCGCCGATGACCTCCATACCCTCCAGCCAGGGCAGCCCGATCCATCTGCGCCGATCGCGGTGATTGGGGCCGGCACCGGTTTGGGTCAAGGGTTTTTGGTCGCCACTGGCGATGATCACCGCATCTTCCCCTCGGAGGGTGGCCATGCCGACTTTGCGCCGCGCTCGGAGCTAGAGTTTCAGCTTTTAAAGTATTTGCTGGAAAAAAACCAAATTACCCGCATTTCTGCCGAGCGGGTGGTTTCGGGGCAGGGCATTGTCGCCATCTATCAATTCCTGCGCGATCGCCAAGCTGCCCAAGAGTCGCCTGAGATGGCCGAGATCATGCTCACCTGGGAGCAGGAAATCGGCAAAGCTGAGAAATCGGTGGATCCGGCCGCCGCCATTTCTCAAGCCGCCGCCCAAAAAGACCATCTCTGCGAACAAACCATGCAGCTTTTTATCGGCGCTTATGGGGCAGAAGCCGGTAACCTAGCCCTGAAGCTCTTGCCCTACGGCGGTTTATACATTGCCGGGGGCATTGCCGCTAAGAATTTAGAGCTGATGAGCAACGGCTGTTTTATGCAGGCCTTGCAAAGTAAAGGACGGGTGAGCAAACTCCTCGACCAAGTGCCGGTGCATGTGGTGCTGAATCCCAGGGTCGGGTTAATTGGGGCTGCCCTGCGGGCATCTCGACTCTAG
- a CDS encoding zinc ribbon domain-containing protein, which yields MPLYEFRCADCGPFEQWRAMAEAKNPMHCPECHEVAKRIFSAPSVMLNSSFRLREKPSAEPKLVKREEREPAANKYTNHTAGRPWMLNH from the coding sequence ATGCCACTTTACGAATTTCGATGTGCAGACTGCGGGCCGTTTGAGCAATGGCGCGCGATGGCAGAAGCCAAGAACCCCATGCATTGTCCTGAGTGCCATGAGGTTGCTAAGCGAATTTTTTCTGCACCCAGCGTCATGCTGAACTCATCGTTTCGCCTGCGGGAAAAACCGAGCGCTGAACCGAAGTTAGTCAAGCGGGAAGAGCGGGAACCTGCAGCGAACAAATACACCAACCACACCGCAGGTCGTCCTTGGATGTTGAATCACTAG
- the fmdA gene encoding formamidase: MPEVLFKVDLTKPMDQQEMPGHNRWHPDIPAVASVNPGDVFRIECKDWTDGQIKNDDNPDDIRDVDLTVVHVLSGPIWVNGAEPGDILVVDLLDIGALQGDEWGFTGIFAKNNGGGFLTDHYPNAAKAIWDLQGIYTSSRHIPGVRFAGITHPGLIGCAPSHELLAKWNKRESELVATAPDLRTYGAGLSGDQPVLAALPNPTNAILGSLPKGDYDRVAAEAARTVPPREHGGNCDIKNLSRGTKIYFPVYVEGAKLSMGDIHFSQGDGEISFCGAIEMSGYIDLHVDIIKGGMEKYAMVNPIFKPGPVEPRYSEYLVFEGISVDEFTGKQYYMDVHIAYRQACLNAIEYLKKFGLTGEQAYLLLSCAPVEGRISGIVDIPNACCTLAIPTEIFDQDILPC, from the coding sequence ATGCCTGAAGTTCTATTTAAAGTCGATCTGACCAAGCCGATGGATCAGCAAGAGATGCCCGGTCATAACCGCTGGCACCCTGATATTCCAGCCGTAGCATCGGTTAATCCAGGAGATGTATTCCGGATTGAATGTAAAGACTGGACAGATGGTCAGATTAAGAACGATGACAACCCAGATGACATCCGTGATGTTGACCTAACAGTTGTTCACGTCCTCAGTGGCCCTATCTGGGTGAACGGTGCAGAGCCAGGAGATATCTTAGTTGTTGACCTGCTCGACATTGGCGCTCTACAAGGCGATGAATGGGGCTTTACCGGTATCTTTGCCAAAAATAATGGTGGTGGATTCTTAACCGATCACTACCCTAATGCAGCCAAAGCTATTTGGGACTTGCAAGGTATCTATACATCCTCTCGCCATATTCCGGGCGTGCGGTTTGCTGGCATCACCCACCCTGGACTGATTGGCTGTGCTCCCTCCCACGAATTACTAGCCAAGTGGAATAAGCGGGAATCTGAACTGGTTGCTACAGCGCCTGACCTGCGTACTTACGGTGCTGGACTATCGGGCGACCAACCCGTACTGGCTGCCTTACCTAACCCTACCAATGCTATTCTCGGCTCACTCCCCAAGGGTGACTACGATCGCGTGGCAGCAGAGGCCGCTCGCACCGTTCCGCCCCGCGAACATGGCGGAAACTGCGACATTAAGAATCTCTCTCGGGGTACAAAAATTTACTTCCCCGTCTACGTGGAGGGAGCTAAGCTATCCATGGGTGATATTCACTTCTCCCAAGGGGATGGTGAAATTTCCTTCTGTGGTGCGATTGAGATGTCGGGCTATATTGACCTGCATGTCGATATCATCAAAGGCGGCATGGAAAAGTATGCGATGGTTAACCCCATCTTCAAGCCCGGCCCCGTCGAGCCGCGTTACTCAGAATATCTTGTCTTTGAAGGTATTTCTGTAGATGAGTTTACGGGTAAGCAGTACTACATGGATGTGCATATTGCCTACCGTCAAGCTTGCTTGAATGCGATCGAATACTTGAAAAAGTTTGGATTGACAGGAGAACAAGCTTATCTGTTGTTAAGCTGTGCGCCGGTTGAGGGTCGAATCAGCGGCATTGTAGATATTCCCAATGCCTGCTGTACCTTAGCCATTCCGACGGAAATCTTTGACCAAGATATCCTTCCTTGTTAA
- the urtE gene encoding urea ABC transporter ATP-binding subunit UrtE — translation MKESTLLLDLTDVTAGYGQTPVLFDVSMTIHRGEIVCLLGRNGVGKTTLLRSIVGLNKVNKGTIIFDADDITKVPTYKRTRYGIAYIPQGREIIPYLSVLDNLKLGLTANRNSKSRNILEEIFEFFPMLKQHLKRQGGLLSGGQQQQLAIARGLMSDPQIILLDEPTEGIQPSIVQEIETTLKRINREKGITVMVVEQKIDFAKQLAQRFFVMEKGSILAQGETSDLTDDLIHRYLAV, via the coding sequence GTGAAAGAATCGACGTTGCTGCTTGATTTAACCGATGTAACTGCTGGCTATGGACAAACGCCTGTGCTCTTTGATGTGAGCATGACGATTCATAGAGGAGAAATTGTTTGTTTGTTGGGTAGAAATGGCGTAGGTAAAACTACCCTGCTACGCAGCATTGTTGGGCTAAATAAGGTCAACAAAGGTACTATCATCTTTGATGCGGACGACATTACCAAAGTCCCCACCTACAAACGCACCCGCTATGGCATTGCCTATATTCCTCAAGGTCGAGAGATTATTCCCTATCTATCGGTTCTTGATAACCTCAAGCTAGGTTTAACTGCAAATCGCAATAGCAAATCGCGCAATATTTTGGAGGAAATCTTTGAGTTCTTCCCGATGCTCAAGCAGCATCTGAAGCGCCAAGGTGGACTCTTGAGTGGTGGGCAGCAGCAGCAGTTGGCGATCGCCCGTGGGCTGATGTCTGATCCTCAAATTATTCTGCTGGATGAACCAACGGAAGGCATTCAACCCTCGATCGTCCAGGAGATTGAAACAACTCTGAAACGTATTAATCGGGAAAAAGGAATCACGGTCATGGTGGTTGAGCAAAAGATTGATTTTGCGAAACAACTAGCCCAACGATTCTTCGTCATGGAAAAAGGATCAATCTTAGCTCAAGGGGAAACCTCTGATCTAACAGATGATCTAATTCATCGATATCTAGCTGTTTAG
- the urtD gene encoding urea ABC transporter ATP-binding protein UrtD produces the protein MDSVLSVKDLKVVFSGFQALKGVTLDVGDREIVTIIGPNGAGKSTLLDAIVGKSPVASGHVYYHGREITNRSPHEIARMGLGRKFQNPNVYNGLTIFENILLALKGEHGIFSSLTSKLTRAKKDKIAWVLDRIGLLDKAYMKVSSLSHGQKQWVEIGMVIAQDPSIILLDEPTAGMTSDETHLTGEIIKIISQDHSVVVIEHDMEFVKQIAQRIIVLHQGEKLAEGTVSEVQNNPKVIEVYLGRERIDVAA, from the coding sequence ATGGATTCAGTATTATCGGTTAAAGACCTAAAAGTTGTCTTCTCGGGCTTCCAAGCTCTGAAAGGGGTCACGTTAGACGTAGGCGATCGCGAGATTGTGACGATTATTGGCCCCAACGGCGCTGGAAAAAGTACGTTACTAGATGCGATCGTCGGCAAGTCTCCGGTCGCCTCAGGACATGTGTACTATCACGGTCGGGAGATTACCAATAGAAGCCCCCACGAAATTGCCCGCATGGGTCTAGGCCGCAAGTTCCAAAATCCTAACGTCTACAATGGTTTGACGATTTTTGAGAATATCCTGTTAGCCCTCAAAGGAGAGCATGGGATTTTCAGCTCACTCACGTCAAAGCTAACGCGGGCCAAGAAAGATAAGATTGCTTGGGTTCTCGACCGAATTGGTCTTTTGGACAAAGCCTACATGAAGGTTTCATCCCTATCTCATGGTCAGAAACAGTGGGTTGAGATTGGCATGGTAATTGCCCAAGATCCATCCATTATTCTGCTGGATGAACCAACGGCTGGCATGACCTCTGATGAAACCCATCTCACCGGTGAAATCATCAAGATCATCTCTCAAGATCACTCTGTGGTGGTCATTGAGCACGATATGGAATTTGTGAAGCAGATCGCTCAGCGCATCATTGTCTTGCACCAGGGTGAAAAGCTCGCTGAAGGTACCGTATCGGAAGTTCAGAACAATCCTAAGGTCATTGAGGTGTATTTGGGCCGTGAAAGAATCGACGTTGCTGCTTGA
- the urtC gene encoding urea ABC transporter permease subunit UrtC, which produces MTQVLEGNQQQSKLPIKLIIIGGVVFLGFFILPFILGRFQTALMSKLLLFGVLGISLDLVWGFTGILSFAHGVFFTLGGYAVAYYLKLNLSTDRNTYGVELPDFMVWNGLTELPWFIAPLKSFPVALIAMIVVPALFAYIIGWFIFRSKVSGVYITIITLAISSALTTFFISQQAYTGGTNGITDIARLNLLGIEFSDMNLYWVILIFATLVLVGSWLLTKSNLGLILRSINENERRISYLGYDVASFKIFIWTLSAAIAGIAGGLFVPLNQFISPVYLAVAFGTQVVIWVAIGGRGTLIGPVIAAILLGQVQNYAERVTQDWQLVVGVLLLVVVLFLPNGLMGLIPDRFSLNALPKMMATSSSSSGHIQAKLLDWFTPSKAWLSNLGSRVSRAKKGSDRSRR; this is translated from the coding sequence ATGACGCAAGTTTTAGAGGGTAATCAACAGCAGTCTAAACTCCCGATTAAGCTAATCATTATCGGTGGAGTTGTTTTCCTAGGATTCTTTATTTTGCCTTTTATCCTAGGTCGCTTTCAGACAGCACTGATGTCCAAGCTGTTGCTGTTTGGGGTGTTGGGCATCAGTCTTGACCTAGTTTGGGGATTCACTGGCATTCTCAGCTTTGCCCACGGCGTGTTCTTTACCCTAGGGGGATATGCCGTTGCTTATTACCTCAAGCTCAATCTATCCACGGATAGAAATACTTATGGGGTAGAGCTGCCAGACTTCATGGTCTGGAATGGGTTAACAGAGCTGCCCTGGTTTATTGCACCACTCAAGTCATTCCCCGTGGCTCTGATTGCCATGATTGTAGTGCCAGCGCTGTTTGCCTACATCATTGGCTGGTTTATCTTCCGCTCCAAGGTGAGTGGGGTATATATCACCATCATCACCTTGGCAATTTCGTCGGCACTGACCACCTTTTTCATTAGTCAGCAAGCCTACACCGGCGGCACCAATGGCATCACAGATATTGCTCGGCTCAATCTTTTAGGTATTGAGTTCAGCGACATGAACCTTTATTGGGTGATTTTGATCTTTGCCACCCTAGTGCTCGTCGGCAGTTGGCTCTTGACCAAGTCAAACCTAGGCTTGATTCTTCGTTCGATTAATGAAAACGAGCGTCGTATTTCCTACCTTGGCTATGATGTCGCGAGTTTCAAGATATTCATCTGGACTCTATCGGCTGCGATCGCTGGTATTGCAGGAGGACTGTTTGTTCCCCTCAACCAGTTTATTTCTCCAGTCTATCTAGCAGTAGCCTTTGGAACCCAGGTGGTGATTTGGGTTGCGATCGGCGGACGAGGTACGCTCATTGGGCCAGTGATTGCCGCCATTCTGCTCGGACAAGTGCAAAACTATGCCGAGCGGGTTACCCAAGATTGGCAGCTCGTTGTGGGTGTGCTGCTGCTGGTTGTGGTTCTCTTCCTACCCAACGGATTGATGGGTTTGATTCCCGACCGGTTTAGCCTCAATGCCCTGCCCAAAATGATGGCGACAAGCTCTAGTTCATCCGGTCATATTCAGGCAAAGCTACTAGATTGGTTCACGCCATCTAAAGCTTGGTTATCTAATCTAGGTAGTCGAGTTAGTCGAGCCAAAAAGGGGAGCGATCGCTCCCGTCGTTAA
- the urtB gene encoding urea ABC transporter permease subunit UrtB, which translates to MLDFSIFPTNLFYLAQEAAAAETGGINFYSVLNQLLNGIGIVGILLLTGLGLSITFGVMRIINLAHGEFIMLGAYVTFLMQSMFNMDLLLTIPFAFLGAALIGALTEVTVIRRLYGRPLETLLATWGLSIVLQGVIKLIFTAQLKYVRSPSYISGNLSLINSAEGSPLVAISYYRIFIIVIALLLLALTTYLLYKTPLGRQVRAVAQNREMAKCLGVNTSLIDLLTFSYGCGLAGVAGAVISSLKSVSPPMGQDYLVDAWMVVVTGGVDKVIGTLAGAFIIGESNAAIAYLLNDPVARVIVLAAVIVLIRYRPEGLFTVQKRA; encoded by the coding sequence ATGTTAGATTTTAGTATTTTTCCAACCAACCTCTTCTATTTAGCTCAAGAAGCGGCGGCAGCCGAAACCGGCGGCATCAACTTTTACTCCGTCCTCAACCAATTGTTAAACGGCATTGGGATTGTGGGCATTCTGCTGCTCACAGGGTTAGGGCTCTCCATTACCTTTGGGGTGATGAGAATCATTAACCTAGCCCACGGCGAATTCATCATGCTAGGTGCCTATGTCACCTTCCTGATGCAGTCGATGTTTAACATGGATTTGCTGCTCACCATTCCTTTTGCCTTTCTGGGTGCGGCGCTGATTGGCGCACTCACGGAAGTGACAGTCATTCGGCGGCTGTATGGCAGGCCTCTAGAAACTCTTTTGGCGACTTGGGGCTTAAGTATCGTGCTTCAAGGGGTGATTAAACTAATTTTCACCGCTCAGTTGAAGTATGTCCGATCGCCGTCCTACATCTCAGGAAACCTGTCGCTCATCAACAGCGCTGAAGGTAGTCCTCTGGTTGCCATTTCCTACTACCGCATTTTCATCATTGTTATTGCGCTATTACTTCTCGCCTTAACGACCTATTTACTCTACAAAACACCCCTAGGGCGGCAAGTGCGCGCCGTGGCTCAAAACCGAGAGATGGCCAAGTGTTTGGGTGTAAATACGAGTTTGATTGATCTCCTAACCTTCTCCTATGGCTGTGGTTTAGCGGGCGTTGCTGGAGCGGTTATTTCATCGCTCAAGAGTGTATCGCCACCCATGGGGCAAGACTACCTAGTAGATGCCTGGATGGTGGTGGTCACCGGCGGAGTTGATAAGGTTATCGGCACACTCGCAGGGGCATTTATCATTGGTGAATCGAATGCAGCGATCGCTTATCTGCTGAACGATCCAGTTGCACGCGTGATTGTTCTCGCAGCTGTGATTGTCCTCATTCGCTATCGTCCCGAAGGTTTATTCACGGTTCAGAAACGGGCATAG
- a CDS encoding ABC transporter substrate-binding protein, whose translation MAESRDPLIRLGNIGRRKFIKYGSIAVGAGVLSACTRGEAPAADGSSGAEGGGDTVKVGVMYSTTGTIAIVEKSLQDATFLAVEQINGGTGPWSGRQGVGGKQIEMVVVNPDSNWDLYNQMSKRLIEEDQVVCVLGCYTSASRKSVLPVFEETDSLLYYPVYYEGNECSSNVIYTGAAPNQQITDSIPYCYENFGPKGFFIGSDYIYPKESNRIAKAELEALGGQVVGDEYAALGTTEFITIINKIKQAQPDFILSNLVGDSIPAFYRQYKDAGITADQIPIMAYPTTEEEIQAMGAEYAEGHYTSFNYFQTVDTPENQAFVSEFKAKFGDNRVTNGVMEAAYLQTFIMAQAMEQVLAAGDEINTGTLREATRGQVFQAPQGTVKIDPDNYHTYLYSRIGRWGADGQAEIVFATEAAVKPIPWSQALYKGRVCIHPTPDDRSDPTQETGQDLPVELLEV comes from the coding sequence ATGGCTGAGTCGCGTGACCCTTTAATTAGATTAGGAAACATAGGGCGTCGGAAATTTATCAAATACGGCTCCATAGCCGTCGGTGCAGGCGTACTGAGTGCTTGCACCCGAGGGGAAGCCCCGGCTGCTGACGGTTCTAGCGGCGCTGAGGGTGGTGGAGACACCGTTAAGGTCGGGGTCATGTACTCCACCACAGGAACGATCGCGATCGTTGAAAAGTCCCTACAAGACGCAACCTTCCTAGCAGTTGAGCAAATCAACGGAGGGACAGGCCCTTGGTCTGGTCGCCAAGGCGTTGGCGGCAAGCAGATTGAGATGGTGGTGGTCAACCCCGACTCCAACTGGGATTTGTACAACCAGATGTCCAAGCGCTTGATCGAAGAAGATCAGGTCGTTTGCGTCCTCGGGTGCTACACCTCGGCTAGCCGTAAGTCCGTGCTACCCGTTTTTGAAGAAACAGACTCGCTTCTTTACTACCCGGTCTATTATGAAGGCAACGAATGTAGCTCCAACGTCATCTACACCGGCGCTGCACCCAACCAGCAAATCACCGACTCCATTCCCTACTGCTACGAAAACTTTGGCCCTAAAGGCTTCTTTATCGGATCCGACTACATCTATCCCAAGGAAAGTAACCGGATTGCTAAGGCTGAACTCGAAGCCCTCGGCGGACAGGTGGTCGGCGATGAATATGCTGCCCTAGGTACCACCGAGTTCATCACGATCATCAACAAGATCAAGCAGGCTCAGCCCGACTTCATCCTCAGCAACCTAGTGGGAGACAGTATTCCTGCCTTCTACAGACAGTACAAAGATGCTGGGATCACGGCTGACCAGATCCCCATCATGGCGTATCCCACCACGGAAGAAGAAATTCAAGCCATGGGTGCAGAATATGCTGAAGGTCACTACACCAGTTTCAACTACTTCCAAACCGTAGACACCCCTGAAAACCAAGCCTTTGTTTCAGAATTTAAGGCTAAGTTTGGGGATAACCGAGTCACCAACGGGGTCATGGAAGCCGCCTATCTGCAAACCTTCATCATGGCGCAAGCGATGGAGCAGGTGCTGGCAGCGGGAGACGAAATCAACACAGGCACCCTGCGGGAAGCCACTCGGGGTCAGGTATTCCAAGCACCTCAAGGCACGGTGAAGATTGATCCAGATAACTATCACACCTATCTGTATTCCCGAATTGGACGCTGGGGTGCTGATGGACAAGCCGAGATTGTCTTCGCAACTGAAGCAGCGGTGAAACCCATTCCTTGGAGCCAAGCACTCTATAAAGGGCGCGTCTGCATCCACCCAACTCCCGACGATCGCAGCGATCCGACACAAGAAACTGGACAAGATCTACCAGTCGAACTACTGGAGGTCTAA
- the ureG gene encoding urease accessory protein UreG — protein sequence MNPFRVGIAGPVGSGKTALVDALCKALRDRYPIAVVTNDIYTQEDAQFLVRSQALSRDRIIGVETGGCPHTAIREDASINLMAIEDLERRFTDLELVFVESGGDNLASTFSPELVDLTLYVIDVAAGDKIPRKGGPGITKSDLLVINKIDLAPMVGADLGVMERDTKTMRGDRPFVFTNLKQQQGLDDIIDFIQLHMGRPNVKKP from the coding sequence ATGAATCCCTTCCGAGTTGGCATCGCCGGGCCCGTCGGCTCCGGCAAGACCGCCCTAGTAGACGCCCTCTGCAAAGCCCTCCGCGATCGCTACCCCATCGCCGTGGTCACCAATGACATCTACACCCAAGAAGACGCTCAGTTTTTGGTGCGCAGTCAGGCCCTCAGCCGCGATCGCATCATCGGCGTTGAAACCGGCGGCTGTCCCCATACCGCCATCCGTGAAGATGCGTCGATTAACCTGATGGCCATTGAAGACCTGGAACGACGCTTCACCGATCTCGAACTGGTCTTTGTGGAAAGCGGCGGCGACAACCTCGCCTCCACCTTTAGCCCAGAGCTTGTAGACCTCACCCTTTACGTGATTGACGTGGCAGCGGGCGACAAAATTCCCCGAAAGGGCGGCCCCGGCATCACCAAGTCTGACCTGCTGGTGATCAACAAAATTGATCTTGCTCCCATGGTCGGCGCAGATCTAGGCGTCATGGAGCGAGATACCAAAACCATGCGCGGCGATCGCCCCTTTGTATTCACCAACCTCAAACAACAGCAAGGTCTAGACGACATCATCGACTTCATTCAGCTCCATATGGGACGTCCCAATGTAAAGAAACCTTAA
- a CDS encoding urease accessory protein UreF, translating to MPTKSTQSLLHLLHLASTTLPVGAFSYSEGLETLVQTNQITQVEQLKHWLTQDLTYGAIRLEGLALVQAYQATQDQDWASLGQWNDWLSAVRESYELRQQSWMMGRSLARLLTTVAPEMQTAIAAGGDPCNFAIAVGLAAAQWQIPRDQALLGYLHSWASTMINAGIKLIPLGQTPGQELLLSLYPQLEETQRQILDQLDDPKSCGWGLAIASMTHETLYSRLFRS from the coding sequence ATGCCCACTAAATCCACCCAATCCCTGCTGCATTTGCTGCATCTCGCCAGCACAACCCTGCCCGTGGGAGCCTTCAGCTATTCCGAAGGTCTGGAGACCTTGGTGCAAACCAACCAGATTACCCAGGTAGAACAGCTCAAGCATTGGTTGACCCAAGATCTCACCTACGGGGCGATTCGCCTAGAGGGTCTGGCGCTGGTGCAGGCCTATCAGGCCACCCAAGATCAAGACTGGGCCAGCCTAGGTCAATGGAACGACTGGCTATCGGCGGTGCGGGAAAGCTATGAACTGCGCCAACAAAGCTGGATGATGGGGCGATCGCTTGCCCGATTACTCACGACCGTTGCACCGGAGATGCAGACGGCGATCGCGGCCGGGGGTGATCCCTGTAACTTTGCGATCGCCGTGGGGCTGGCCGCCGCCCAATGGCAGATTCCCCGCGACCAAGCCCTGCTAGGCTACCTGCACAGTTGGGCTAGCACGATGATCAATGCGGGCATTAAACTCATCCCCCTCGGACAAACTCCAGGGCAGGAACTGCTGCTATCGCTCTATCCCCAGTTGGAAGAAACCCAGCGCCAAATTCTCGACCAGCTCGATGATCCCAAAAGCTGCGGTTGGGGGTTAGCGATCGCCAGCATGACCCACGAAACCCTCTACTCCCGTCTCTTCCGCAGCTAG
- the ureE gene encoding urease accessory protein UreE, with amino-acid sequence MLTLIQRISETTPSDLRHTLPLTAEERTRCRRHLEPEPGLSLYLNLPRGTVLQHGDILVSAEGDRVQILAKPEPVLTVTAHHPLDLLRAAYHLGNRHVPLEVTQDYLRLSPDPVLQDMLHHMGLHVHPDTVPFHPETGAYGSSTHHAH; translated from the coding sequence ATGTTGACCCTGATTCAGCGGATCTCTGAAACCACCCCCAGCGACCTGCGCCACACCCTGCCCCTCACCGCCGAGGAACGTACCCGCTGCCGCCGCCACCTTGAACCCGAGCCCGGTCTCTCGCTCTACCTCAACCTACCTCGGGGCACCGTGCTCCAGCATGGGGATATTTTGGTGTCTGCCGAGGGCGATCGCGTTCAGATCCTTGCCAAGCCCGAACCCGTGCTCACCGTCACCGCCCACCATCCCCTAGATCTGTTGCGGGCTGCCTACCATCTGGGCAACCGCCACGTGCCCCTAGAGGTCACCCAAGACTATTTGCGCCTGTCACCCGACCCCGTCCTCCAGGATATGCTCCACCACATGGGACTGCACGTTCACCCAGACACCGTCCCCTTCCATCCCGAAACCGGAGCCTACGGCAGCAGCACCCACCATGCCCACTAA